A window from Candidatus Methylomirabilota bacterium encodes these proteins:
- a CDS encoding DUF29 family protein: MPRKKSPVDFVKWLQGQLEAFRARRFEELDVEALGDELQGWVATYRYAVEEHAERSFRILKRPEYVYGDWNDLTYESSMLDLAFRHSPSLVKTAAAQIKSAYRLARGRAELHGEGRWPAKCPWPTLAALRRAPWKSKGNDGR; encoded by the coding sequence ATGCCAAGGAAGAAATCGCCTGTAGATTTCGTGAAGTGGCTTCAGGGACAGCTCGAGGCGTTCCGCGCTCGCCGCTTCGAGGAGTTGGACGTGGAGGCCTTGGGCGACGAGTTGCAAGGCTGGGTGGCAACATACCGCTATGCGGTCGAGGAACACGCGGAACGGTCATTCCGGATCCTGAAGAGACCGGAGTACGTCTATGGCGATTGGAATGATCTGACGTATGAATCGAGCATGCTGGATCTCGCCTTCAGGCACAGTCCAAGCCTCGTCAAGACCGCCGCGGCTCAAATAAAGAGCGCTTACCGGCTCGCCCGGGGTAGGGCGGAACTGCACGGAGAAGGCAGGTGGCCGGCAAAATGCCCGTGGCCGACGCTCGCGGCGCTGCGCCGCGCTCCGTGGAAGTCGAAGGGTAACGATGGGCGTTGA